A genome region from Brassica oleracea var. oleracea cultivar TO1000 chromosome C2, BOL, whole genome shotgun sequence includes the following:
- the LOC106322551 gene encoding BTB/POZ and TAZ domain-containing protein 1-like, giving the protein MAITATQNDGVSLSADEISYDLVETDVDIITSGRRRIPAHSGVLASASPVLINIIEKPRKSHGGRGSSKRVVKILGVPCDAVSVFVRFLYSPSLTEKEMENYGIHLLALSHVYMVPQLKQRCTKGVGERVTAENVVDVLQLARLCDAPDLILKCMRLIHSKFKTVEQTEGWKFLQEHDPLLELDILQFIDEAESRKKRRRRHRREQNLYMKLSEAMECIEHICTDGCTWVGPSSNLDNNKSTSQVKTGPCGAFSTCYGLQLLIRHFTVCKKRVDGKGCLRCKRMIQLLRLHSSICDQSESCRVPLCRQFKSRGEKDNKMVEEMKWKVLVRRVASAKAMSSLSQSKKKKIEVLFKEEAEDFIRIRKKLF; this is encoded by the exons ATGGCCATAACTGCTACTCAAAACGACGGTGTTTCGTTATCAGCCGATGAGATCTCATATGATCTTGTGGAAACTGATGTTGACATCATCACTTCCGGTCGCCGTCGTATTCCGGCACACTCCGGCGTATTG GCTTCTGCGTCGCCGGTACTTATCAACATCATCGAGAAGCCGAGGAAAAGCCACGGCGGACGCGGATCATCGAAGAGAGTGGTTAAGATTCTCGGCGTTCCATGTGACGCCGTTTCAGTCTTCGTTAGATTCCTCTACTCTCCCAG TTTGACGGAGAAGGAAATGGAGAATTATGGAATCCATCTACTTGCTCTATCACACGTGTACATGGTGCCTCAGCTTAAGCAAAGGTGCACGAAAGGCGTCGGCGAGAGAGTGACGGCAGAGAACGTGGTCGATGTTCTCCAGCTAGCTCGGCTCTGCGACGCACCTGACCTTATTCTCAAGTGCATGCGTTTGATCCACTCAAAGTTCAAGACCGTTGAGCAAACCGAAGGATGGAAGTTTCTTCAAGAACACGATCCTTTGCTTGAACTCGACATTCTCCAGTTCATTGATGAGGCTGAATCG AGGAAGAAAAGAAGACGGAGACACAGACGAGAACAGAATCTTTATATGAAATTGAGTGAAGCCATGGAATGTATAGAGCACATATGCACCGATGGTTGCACGTGGGTAGGACCATCGTCCAACTTAGACAACAATAAGTCAACATCTCAAGTAAAAACCGGTCCATGCGGTGCTTTCTCGACTTGTTACGGACTCCAACTTTTGATACGTCACTTTACAGTCTGCAAGAAACGAGTCGATGGCAAAGGTTGTCTTCGTTGCAAGAGAATGATTCAACTCCTTAGACTCCATTCTTCAATCTGCGACCAATCTGAGTCTTGTCGTGTCCCACTTTGCAG GCAATTTAAGAGTAGAGGAGAAAAGGACAATAAAATGGTCGAGGAGATGAAGTGGAAGGTTCTAGTGAGAAGAGTTGCGTCTGCGAAAGCCATGTCTTCATTGTCTCAATCAAAGAAGAAGAAAATTGAAGTGTTATTCAAAGAAGAAGCCGAAGATTTCATCAGAATCAGGAAGAAGTTATTTTGA
- the LOC106326638 gene encoding GDSL esterase/lipase At5g63170, whose product MSTILFQTVTVLVSIISSSVAQAGNIPAVIAFGDSILDTGNNNDLSTLTKVNFYPYGRDFVTRQATGRFGNGRIPTDMIAEGLGVKNIVPAYRSSDLQPNDILTGVSFASGGSGLDPMTAQVQGVIWIPDQLNDFKAYIAKLNSITGDEEKTRSIISNAVYVISAGNNDLGITFVSNPARNTRYTVFSYTNMMISWTQSFMQELYNLGARKFAIMGTLPLGCLPGASNAIGGICLEPANAVARLFNQKLANEVNNLNSVLPGSRSIYIDMYNPLLELVINPLRSGFTWSTWPCCCSPAAPVPCLDASRHVFWDIAHPTEKAYQTIIPPIIQQIQQSFA is encoded by the exons ATGAGTACTATACTTTTCCAAACCGTAACAGTATTAGTCTCGATTATATCGAGTTCTGTAGCTCAAGCAGGAAATATTCCAGCGGTTATAGCATTTGGAGATTCAATACTCGATACCGGCAACAACAATGACCTTAGCACTTTAACTAAAGTCAATTTCTATCCGTATGGAAGAGATTTTGTAACTCGACAAGCCACTGGAAGATTTGGCAATGGAAGAATTCCTACAGATATGATTG CCGAAGGTTTGGGAGTAAAGAACATTGTACCAGCTTATCGTAGTTCAGATCTTCAACCCAATGATATCTTAACCGGTGTTAGTTTTGCTTCTGGTGGTTCTGGTTTAGATCCAATGACCGCACAAGTTCAG GGAGTTATATGGATACCAGACCAATTGAACGATTTCAAAGCTTACATAGCAAAGCTAAACAGCATCACTGGAGATGAAGAGAAGACGAGATCAATCATCTCAAATGCAGTTTATGTAATTTCCGCTGGAAATAACGATCTTGGCATCACATTTGTCTCCAATCCAGCAAGAAACACTCGATATACTGTATTCTCCTACACCAACATGATGATTTCATGGACTCAATCATTCATGCAG GAGTTATATAATTTGGGAGCAAGAAAATTTGCGATTATGGGAACGTTGCCTTTGGGTTGCTTACCAGGAGCAAGCAACGCTATTGGAGGGATATGCCTAGAACCCGCAAACGCAGTCGCTAGACTCTTTAACCAGAAGCTAGCAAACGAAGTCAACAATCTGAACTCAGTGCTCCCAGGCTCTCGTTCCATCTACATTGACATGTATAATCCTCTTCTTGAACTCGTCATCAACCCACTAAGATCAG GATTTACGTGGTCAACTTGGCCTTGCTGTTGTTCTCCTGCGGCTCCGGTACCGTGCTTGGATGCATCTCGACATGTGTTTTGGGACATTGCTCATCCAACTGAGAAAGCTTATCAAACTATTATCCCTCCGATTATTCAACAAATTCAACAGAGCTTCGCTTGA